The following proteins are encoded in a genomic region of Brachypodium distachyon strain Bd21 chromosome 1, Brachypodium_distachyon_v3.0, whole genome shotgun sequence:
- the LOC100839149 gene encoding SNF2 domain-containing protein CLASSY 1 has translation MAGKTLKGPSRAAGHPICATPFEAFHHGSWHGVNCIRVQNSRLFVRFVYSGSTVERNIDRDHLRLRSRRATCFDCSHVLKPGVDVCVQSPHPLQACSTGDQKSSISLCHDARIVTIKRNHNADQCLCLFLVILDDSQCPGNTEKGGKATDRRQEVVTLNNIFLLQKLQPKELQEGSVQWNSAEDCLYQNRSRLLSAARFSSEISHLIVLSALRGMEFSIKLVEGNIIYRVIKGDQARRGVDCMSIPPGFGRNMEIVSFQLHDKNLRPTIRNIPVTHAKKHNLTEDNRFTLKTELDDQLEYIRVAVKIELDDQLEDQFDVGLLYKHVDLRRSKRLKTQPERFTSYDAPNFNRDTKKKGASASSTMHYDHRRASQVKVESSCGEDPVKITGASSFMFNENPSTTKGQHKNTRRRTPCSLPMKEKPSSVKEESKTEERASDSHIPQTPAQNKEKNHRTPSSFHRKSGTSPCSLGGNYEPAFCQKRGRKRKERMCDEEYEKIINQCIGNIQSEMERDYEFNLDVPMMHCCQGAYPEEDFTWPSLADSQEEKKDELDELWKEMDFSLTTLELDRMQVPDSEDVHESTARLGKNGEIPCYHDCILDEELGLMCRLCNVVCIEAKDIFPQMFNGNGYNKDRPGCSNFFHDDHVLDPSLLATFAPEFSEPRGSGNLWSLIPDLEPKLLPHQKEAFEFIWKNLAGSLQLEEMDNPTASSTGGCVVAHTPGSGKTLLLISFLVSYLKVHPRSRPLILAPKSAIHTWKREFEKWGISLPLHVLHHADSRGRSMGAIDPRMQEILSKFHRSSWKNMRFVDCMDKLCKWHASPSVLLMTYSSFLGLTREGSRMQQRASMVQVLINNPGLLVLDEGHNPRSNKSKLRKMLMKVKTEYRILLSGTVFQNNFEEYFNTLSLARPRFVDDVMAALVMERKKEMRGRRAKHREAVARRIFVERVAQKMESSSSRDRIDGLNLLNKLTCGFIDSFEGAKLSNLPGIHVYTVFMKPGKIQEEILAKVSMSTSCTGRYPLEIELLITVGSIHPWLIKTTNCASTFFTSAELDKVDKYKKDFAAGCKAKFVIDLLHKCSFRGERVLIFCHNVSPINFLVKLIENVFGWRLGEEVLVLQGDQDLPVRSDVMDKFNSDGEGKRKVLIASTTACAEGISLTGASRLVMLDSEWNHSKTRQAIARVFRPGQERTVYVYLLVASGTWEEGKYNRNRRKAWMSKMVFFGRYLDYPLQNAVTAVDDDGVLKELVDEDKTNTFHMIVKQD, from the exons ATGGCTGGCAAGACGCTCAAGGGGCCTAGCAGGGCAGCAGGCCATCCCATTTGCGCGACCC CATTCGAGGCATTTCATCATGGGTCATGGCATGGAGTTAACTGCATAAGGGTACAGAACAGCCGTCTCTTTGTCAGATTCGTCTACTCCGGATCAACCGTCGAGCGTAATATCGACAGGGATCATCTACGCTTGCGATCCAGAAGGGCGACGTGCTTCGACTGCTCGCATGTTCTCAAGCCTGGTGTTGATGTCTGTGTACAATCGCCCCATCCACTCCAAGCATGTTCAACAGGAGATCAGAAATCATCT ATATCGCTGTGTCATGATGCAAGGATCGTCACAATCAAGAGAAATCACAATGCAGATCAGTGTCTCTGCTTGTTTTTGGTTATTCTCGACGACAGCCAATGTCCTGGTAATACAGAAAAGGGGGGAAAGGCAACCGATAGAAGACAAGAGGTGGTGACCTTAAACAATATTTTCCTCTTGCAAAAGCTCCAACCTAAGGAGCTCCAGGAGGGAAGTGTGCAATGGAATTCTGCAGAGGATTGCCTCTATCAGAACAGAAGCAGGCTGTTAAGTGCTGCTAGATTTTCCTCAGAAATCTCACATCTCATAGTTTTGTCTGCCCTGAGGGGAATGGAATTCAGTATCAAGTTGGTAGAAGGCAACATCATCTATAGAGTCATCAAAGGAGACCAAGCTCGACGCGGTGTCGATTGCATGAGCATACCTCCAGGATTTGGCAGGAACATGGAGATAGTTTCATTCCAACTGCACGATAAGAATTTACGCCCAACGATCAGAAATATCCCGGTCACACATGCAAAGAAGCACAATCTCACAGAAGACAACAGGTTCACTCTGAAGACTGAGTTGGATGATCAGCTGGAATACATCAGAGTCGCTGTGAAGATTGAATTGGATGATCAACTGGAAGATCAGTTCGATGTTGGGCTCTTGTATAAGCATGTGGATTTGAGGCGCTCAAAGCGTCTGAAAACTCAACCGGAGCGCTTCACTAGTTATGATGCGCCTAATTTCAATCGTGACACTAAGAAGAAAGGTGCAAGTGCATCATCCACCATGCATTATGATCACCGAAGAGCTTCACAAGTTAAAGTAGAATCAAGCTGTGGAGAGGATCCAGTGAAGATCACTGGTGCAAGTTCATTCATGTTCAACGAAAACCCAAGCACCACCAAAGGGCAACATAAGAACACAAGAAGGAGAACTCCATGCTCTTTGCCTATGAAGGAAAAACCCAGCTCTGTGAAGGAGGAGAGCAAAACTGAAGAAAGAGCTTCAGATTCTCATATTCCACAGACGCCGGCACAGAATAAGGAGAAGAATCATCGCACCCCTTCATCATTTCATCGGAAGTCTGGTACTTCACCGTGCAGCCTAGGTGGCAATTACGAACCAGCATTTTGTCAAAAAAGGGGTAGGAAAAGAAAGGAACGCATGTGCGATGAAGAGTACGAGAAAATTATAAACCAATGCATAGGAAACATCCAGAGTGAAATGGAGAGGGACTATGAGTTTAATCTAGATGTCCCGATGATGCATTGCTGTCAGGGTGCTTACCCAGAGGAGGATTTTACATGGCCATCGCTTGCTGATAGccaagaggagaagaaggatgaGCTCGACGAACTGTGGAAAGAAATGGATTTCTCATTGACCACACTAGAACTTGATCGAATGCAG GTTCCAGATTCAGAAGATGTTCACGAGAGCACTGCTCGTTTAGGAAAAAATGGAGAAATACCATGTTATCATGACTGCATACTGGATGAGGAGCTCGGACTAATGTGCAGATTATGCAATGTTGTATGTATTGAGGCAAAGGATATTTTTCCACAAATG TTCAATGGCAACGGCTACAACAAGGATAGGCCTGGATGCAGTAATTTTTTCCATGATGATCATGTACTCGATCCTTCTCTTCTTGCAACCTTTGCACCAGAATTTTCAGAACCGAGGGGCTCTGGGAACCTGTGGAGTTTAATACCCGATCTGGAACCGAAGCTGCTTCCTCACCAAAAGGAAGCATTCGAATTTATTTGGAAAAACTTGGCAGGATCATTACAGCTTGAGGAAATGGACAATCCAACAGCCAGTAGTACAGGGGGCTGTGTGGTTGCACATACTCCTGGGTCCGGTAAAACGCTGCTGCTGATATCATTCCTTGTCAGTTACCTGAAGGTTCACCCAAGAAGCCGGCCATTGATCCTTGCTCCAAAATCTGCTATCCATACATGGAAGAGAGAGTTTGAGAAATGGGGCATTTCACTTCCTCTGCATGTGCTTCACCATGCTGACAGTAGAGGCAGGTCAATGGGGGCTATTGATCCTAGAATGCAGGAGATTCTAAGTAAATTTCACCGATCGTCATGGAAAAACATGCGCTTTGTGGATTGTATGGACAAGTTATGCAAGTGGCATGCGAGTCCAAGCGTTCTGCTCATGACGTACTCCTCGTTCTTAGGACTGACTAGAGAAGGCTCAAGAATGCAGCAGCGAGCATCCATGGTGCAAGTCCTGATCAACAACCCGGGGCTGTTGGTCCTCGACGAGGGACACAACCCGAGGAGCAACAAGTCCAAGCTGAGGAAGATGCTGATGAAGGTGAAGACAGAGTATAGAATCCTCTTGTCGGGTACCGTCTTTCAGAACAATTTTGAAGAGTATTTCAACACCCTATCTTTGGCCAGGCCTCGGTTTGTCGATGATGTCATGGCTGCGCTTGTcatggagaggaagaaggaaatgAGAGGCAGGAGAGCTAAACACAGAGAAGCAGTGGCCAGGCGCATTTTCGTGGAAAGAGTCGCACAAAAGATGGAGTCTAGCAGCAGTAGGGACCGAATAGATGGTTTGAATTTGTTAAACAAGCTTACTTGCGGATTTATCGATTCATTCGAAGGGGCAAAGCTAAGCAACCTTCCAGGGATACATGTGTATACCGTTTTCATGAAACCCGGTAAGATTCAGGAAGAGATACTCGCGAAAGTCTCAATGTCTACGTCATGCACTGGCAGGTACCCTCTTGAGATCGAGCTTCTCATCACGGTTGGTTCTATACATCCATGGCTTATAAAAACAACAAACTGTGCTAGCACTTTCTTCACTTCAGCAGAATTAGATAAAGTTGACAAGTACAAGAAGGACTTTGCTGCTGGTTGCAAGGCCAAGTTTGTCATTGATCTGCTGCACAAGTGTTCATTCAGGGGGGAGAGGGTTCTGATATTCTGCCACAATGTGTCCCCGATAAACTTTCTCGTGAAGTTGATCGAGAATGTCTTCGGATGGCGGCTCGGGGAGGAAGTCCTGGTGCTTCAAGGTGATCAAGATCTGCCTGTCCGTTCGGACGTCATGGATAAATTCAACAGCGATGGTGAAGGAAAGCGGAAGGTGCTTATTGCTTCGACGACAGCATGCGCCGAGGGTATCAGTTTGACAGGTGCATCGAGATTGGTCATGCTGGATTCAGAGTGGAACCACTCCAAGACCAGGCAGGCAATAGCACGGGTGTTCAGGCCTGGTCAGGAGAGAACCGTTTATGTCTACCTTCTGGTGGCATCTGGGACATGGGAGGAGGGCAAGTATAACAGAAACAGGAGGAAAGCTTGGATGTCGAAAATGGTCTTTTTCGGACGCTATCTCGATTATCCGTTACAAAACGCCGTGACTGctgttgatgatgatggtgtTCTCAAGGAGCTTGTTGATGAAGATAAGACCAATACTTTCCATATGATAGTGAAGCAGGACTGA